One Cryptomeria japonica chromosome 9, Sugi_1.0, whole genome shotgun sequence genomic window carries:
- the LOC131858569 gene encoding protein VACUOLELESS GAMETOPHYTES-like, protein MSSSRRHKHELVSLSEGGRYKCSGCKEKGRNARFTCTKCKNVMIHQQCAQLPDVYENSIHAEGQLKFRPETFFTHNCIACRKEIEGFVFESPSRNLRFHPLCITLPLNFNFGGHINHALQLFKAGEEKYSCNFCNQSNRGWRYACQQCPYTLDLSCAKLDLQGLLHSPLKDEDVIEHGDGNDGDSTKIAIEVIKIVADLAGGGSS, encoded by the coding sequence ATGTCAAGCAGCAGGAGGCACAAGCATGAGCTGGTTTCCCTTTCTGAGGGAGGGCGTTACAAGTGCAGTGGATGCAAAGAAAAAGGACGCAACGCCAGATTTACGTGCACAAAGTGCAAGAACGTTATGATTCATCAGCAGTGTGCCCAATTGCCTGACGTCTATGAAAATTCCATTCACGCTGAAGGTCAATTAAAATTTCGCCCAGAGACGTTTTTCACTCACAACTGCATCGCCTGCAGGAAAGAAATAGAAGGTTTCGTGTTCGAATCTCCTTCTCGTAATCTGAGGTTTCATCCTCTCTGTATCACGCTTCCTCTGAATTTCAACTTTGGTGGGCATATAAATCATGCTCTCCAACTTTTCAAAGCTGGGGAGGAAAAATACAGTTGCAACTTTTGCAATCAGAGCAATCGGGGTTGGAGGTATGCCTGTCAGCAGTGCCCTTATACCCTGGATTTGAGCTGTGCAAAGCTTGATTTGCAGGGGCTTCTGCACAGTCCTCTTAAGGACGAAGATGTTATTGAACACGGGGATGGAAATGACGGCGACTCCACGAAAATCGCGATTGAAGTTATCAAAATTGTTGCCGATCTTGCTGGGGGAGGTTCATCTTAA